GCCAGGGACAGCGAGGTGAGCATGAAGATCACCGCGGCCCCGGTCGTGACCTTCGAGAGGAAGGTCGCGGCGCCGCGGCTGCCGAAGATCGTCTGGTTCGAGCCGCCGCCGAAGCCGGCGCCCATCTCGGCGCCCTTGCCGGTCTGCAGGAGCACGATCAGGATCAGCGCGAGGCTGACGACGACGTGGAGAATGATCATCAGGGTGTACATGGTCTTGCTGTCCGCTCCCTTTTTGGTTGCCTGCCCCAGGCCTTACGCCCGGAAGTTCACGATCTTCAGGAAGGTCTCGGCCTTCAGGCTCGCCCCTCCCACCAGCACGCCGTCGATCTCCGGCTCGCTCATCAGCTCGTCGACGGTCGCCGGCGTCACGCTGCCCCCGTAGAGCACACGGACCCGGGCGGCAACCGTAGCCCCAAACTCGCCGGAAATCAAGCCGCGGATGTGCGCGTGCGCCTCGTTGGCCTGCGCCGGCGTCGCCGTGCGGCCGGTGCCGATCGCCCAGACCGGCTCGTAGGCCAGCGCCAGGCCCGCGACCTGCCCGCCCGCGACGCCGGCGAGCGCGCCCCGCACCTGGCGGCCGACGACGGCCTCGACCGCCCCCGCCTCGCGCTCGGCGAGCGTCTCGCCGACGCAGACGATCGGCAGCAGGCCGCCGCGCAGCACCGCGAGCGTCTTGCGGTTGACGTCCCCGTCGGTCTCCCCGAAGAGCTGGCGCCGCTCGCTGTGCCCGACGATGACGGCGGTGGCGCCGGCGTCGAACAGCAGCGAGGTCGAGACCGCGCCGGTGAAGGCGCCCCGCTCCTCCCAGTAGACATCCTGCGCCGCGACCTTGACGTCGCTGCCCCGCAGCGCGCGGGCCACGGCGTCGATCGCCGTGAACACCGGCGCGACGATCACCTCGCGCCCGGCGCGGGCGGCGCCGGCGTCCCGCAGCGCCGCCGCGAGGGCGACGGACTCGGCCAGCGTGAGGTTGAGCTTCCAGTTGCCGGCGATGAGCGGGGTGCGCGCGCTCATCGGCGTTCGCTCAGCGCTTCGATGCCGGGGAGCGGCTTGCCCTCGAGCAGCTGCAGGGAGGCGCCGCCGCCCGTGGAGATGTAGGACATGTTCGAGGACTCGCCGGCGCGGTTGACCGCGACGTCGGTGTCACCGCCGCCGATGATCGTCAGCGCGTAGGAGTCGGCGAGCGTGTGGGCGAGGAAGAAGGTCCCCCGCGAGAACGGCTCCATCTCGAAGAGGCCCATCGGCCCGTTCCACATGATCGTGCGCGCGTTCTGCAGCGCCTCGGCGAAGAGGCGCATCGTGGCCGGCCCGATGTCCAGCCCCGCCCAGCCGACGGGGATCTCCTGCACGGGGACGATCTTGATCTCGGCGTCGGGCGAGACCTTGTTGGCGACGACGCAGTCGACCGGCAGGTAGAACTTTACGCCCTTCTCGCGGGCGTGGGTCATGATCGTGCGCGCGGTGTCGAGCATCTCCATCTCGACGATCGAGGCGCCGATCTCGTAGCCCATCGCCTTGAGGAACGTGAACATCATCCCGCCGCCGATCACGATCTTGTCCATGCGCTGGATGAGGTTGTCGATGACGCCGATCTTGTCGGAGACCTTCGCGCCGCCCATGATCGCGGCCACCGGGCGCGTCGGGCTGCCCATGACCTTGTCGAAGTAGTCGATCTCCTTCTTCAGGCAGAAGCCGGCCACCGAGACCGGCACGTGCGCGGCGATCCCGGCCGTGGAGGCGTGGGCGCGGTGCGCCGTGCCGAAGGCGTCCATGACGAAGACGTCCGCCCCGTGCGCGAGCGCCTTCGCGAACGCCGGGTCGTTGGCGGTCTCCTCCTTGTGGAAACGCACGTTCTCGAGCAGCAGCACCTGCCCGGGCGTGAGCGCCGCGACCAACTCGTCGACCTTCGGGCCGACGCAGTCGGGGGCGAGGACGACCTCCTTGTTCAGCAGCCGCTCGAGGCGCTTGCGCACCGGGGCGAGCGAGTAGTCGTGGTTGACCACGCCCTTGGGCCGCCCCAGGTGCGAGGCGATGACGATGCGCGCGCCCTCGTCGATGCAGTGGTTGATCGTCGGCAGCGCCGCGCGGATGCGCGTGTCCTCGACGATGTTGTGGTTCTCGTCCAGGGGGACGTTGAAGTCCACCCGGATGAAGACCAGCTTCCCCTTGACGGGGACATCCTCGAGGGTCAGCTTCTGCATCGCCGAGGCCGTCACGGGCGTCTAGCCCTTCGCCGCCATGAAGCGGACCAGGTCGCGCAGCCGGCAGCTGTAGCCCATCTCGTTGTCGTACCAGGAGACCACCTTGCAGAACGTGCCGTCGATGACCTTCGTGCAGCCGGCGTCGACGGTGGAGGAGCAGGAAGCGCCGTTGAAGTCGACGGAAACCAGCGGCTCCTCGGTGTAGTCGAGGACGCCCTTCATCGGTCCTTCCGCCGCGGCCCTGAGGGCGGCGTTGACGCCCGTGTCGTCGCTCGCCTTCCCCAGTTCACAGACGAAGTCCACGACCGAGACGTTCGGGGTCGGCACCCGCATCGAGAAGCCGTCGATCTTCCCCTTGAGGTGCGGCAGCACGATGCCGATCGCCTTGGCGGCCCCCGTCGAGGTCGGGATCATCGAGAGGGCGGCGGCGCGGGCCCGGCGCAGG
Above is a window of bacterium DNA encoding:
- the secG gene encoding preprotein translocase subunit SecG, yielding MYTLMIILHVVVSLALILIVLLQTGKGAEMGAGFGGGSNQTIFGSRGAATFLSKVTTGAAVIFMLTSLSLA
- the tpiA gene encoding triose-phosphate isomerase produces the protein MSARTPLIAGNWKLNLTLAESVALAAALRDAGAARAGREVIVAPVFTAIDAVARALRGSDVKVAAQDVYWEERGAFTGAVSTSLLFDAGATAVIVGHSERRQLFGETDGDVNRKTLAVLRGGLLPIVCVGETLAEREAGAVEAVVGRQVRGALAGVAGGQVAGLALAYEPVWAIGTGRTATPAQANEAHAHIRGLISGEFGATVAARVRVLYGGSVTPATVDELMSEPEIDGVLVGGASLKAETFLKIVNFRA
- a CDS encoding phosphoglycerate kinase — translated: MQKLTLEDVPVKGKLVFIRVDFNVPLDENHNIVEDTRIRAALPTINHCIDEGARIVIASHLGRPKGVVNHDYSLAPVRKRLERLLNKEVVLAPDCVGPKVDELVAALTPGQVLLLENVRFHKEETANDPAFAKALAHGADVFVMDAFGTAHRAHASTAGIAAHVPVSVAGFCLKKEIDYFDKVMGSPTRPVAAIMGGAKVSDKIGVIDNLIQRMDKIVIGGGMMFTFLKAMGYEIGASIVEMEMLDTARTIMTHAREKGVKFYLPVDCVVANKVSPDAEIKIVPVQEIPVGWAGLDIGPATMRLFAEALQNARTIMWNGPMGLFEMEPFSRGTFFLAHTLADSYALTIIGGGDTDVAVNRAGESSNMSYISTGGGASLQLLEGKPLPGIEALSERR